CATATTACTATTCTTTAAAAATTCCTCAATACCATCATTGTGTCCATGATGAGATATTTGTTCTTGTATTAATTTTAATATAAGTTGGCCATCTTCGAATCCATCCACTTGAAACTTAACTAATCCATTAGGCATGTAATCTAAAGGGTTTTTTAGTTTAGCAGGGAACTTCCAACCATCTAAAAGTTTAAGTAAAATATCTTCTTCTCCTATATCTACAATTCTAGCTAAAAACTTCTCTCCCAATTCAAAAGTTAATTTTTCACGATTTCTTTTAGTGTTTACCTGATATACTCCTGGTATGTTTCTTATTTCTGGCATTCAAACTCCCCCCCAAAAACTCCTTTCTTCTATTATCGTATAATTCACAAAAATAAAGAGCCAAAAGTTTTTTAACTTTTAACTCTTCATTCCGTAAATTAGTGTCAAGTAACCAATCCTTAATCTCCAGAACCTATTTTTACATACTTTCTATTTACACAATTATGTTTTAAATGCTAAAGCCACATTTAGAAATTAAATTCCAAGGATAAATATCAATTTTCATATTTATTTAAACTATAACCTAACATCTAATTATAGTGTTTATTGGAGATTAGTTACTACAGATTTAGATTTTATTTAAGCTGAAGCTTATAGAATTTTTTCTTTCCTCTTTTAACTAATGCAGAACCATCTTCAAAGAAATTTTCTTCTAACTTTCTATTAACATCAGTTATTTTTTCTTCATTTATTGTTAATCCACCTTGTTGTATAAGCCTTCTTCCTTCTGATTTAGATGGGACTATCCCACCTTCCACTATTACCTCTAGTAAAGAAGAACCTATTTTATCTCTTTCAACTTCCACTGTTGGCACATTATCCATCTTATTTCCTGCACCAAATAAAGCTTCTGCTGCTTCTTGAGCCTTTTTAGCTTCATCTTCACCATGTACTAGCTTTGTAACTTCATAAGCCAATACTTTCTTAGCTTCATTAATTTGTGCATCTTTTAAAGCTCCTAGTCTTCTAACTTCTTCCATAGGAACAAAAGTTAGAAGAGCAAGGCATTTTTCTACATCCGCATCATTTACATTTCTCCAATATTGATAGAAGTCATAAGGAGAAGTTTTCTTAGGGTCTAGCCATAAAGCTCCTTTGGCTGTTTTACCCATTTTGTTTCCTTCGCTATTAGTCAAAAGAGCACAAGTCATAGCATAAACTTGTTTTGATTCTTTTCTTCTAACTAAATCAATACCTGCTAACATGTTAGACCATTGGTCATCTCCACCTAATTCCATAGTACAATTGTACTTTTTATTAAGTTCAAGGAAATCATATCCTTGCATAAGCATATAGTTAAATTCTAAAAATGAAAGTCCCTTTTCCAATCTCTGTTTGAAACATTCTGCTGTAAGCATCTTATTTACAGAGAAGCAAGAGCCTATATCTCTTATAAAATCTATATAATTTAGATTTAAAAGCCATTCTGCATTATTTACAAGTATAGCTTTATCATCAGTAAAGTCTATAAATCTTTTCATCTGTTCCTTTATGCAACTAACATTATGATCTATAATTTCCTTTGTCATCATTTGTCTCATATCAGTTCTACCTGAAGGGTCTCCAATCATAGCAGTACCCCCACCAACTAGTGCTATAGGTCTATGTCCTGCCCTTTGCATATGAGCCATAAACATAAGAGCTATGAAATGTCCTACATGAAGACTATCTGCTGTAGGATCGAATCCTATGTAAAATGTAATTTTTTCTTTACCTAAAATATCCTTTATTTCATCGTGAGTGGTTTGTTTTATATAACCACGTTCTGATAGAATATCATAAACATTACTCATGGCTAATTCCTCCCTATAAACTTAAAATAAAACTCCCCTTTATTTAAAAGGGGAGACGTTAATCTATTAATAAAATTATTATATCATTTTAGAAATCTTTTAACAACAGCAATTAAGCTGTAAGAAATACATATAGGTATATAAAATGCCTTTATGCTATATATTTTTTTACAAACTCAGGCACATTCTTCTCTACTTCATTAATGTTTATATAGAAATCTACTTCATACCTCTCTGATAAGTCTTCTAAATAGTAAAATAAATGTGCCGCATCCTGAAGACCTTCTTTTACAATATTCCCTAGACCATCTACAAAAACAGTCTCAATATCGTAGTCTTCTGACAAAATGCCGCACAAGAAACCATAAAAACTCTTATAATCTTTTAAAACAAAATCATCTGTAGAAATAAATCTAATACTGCTCTTAAGTTCACAACTTGGTCTAAAATCATCATCAATGTAAACTAAATTTCCCTTGCTAGTTAATGCCTTTTCATTAGCTAGTCTTATAAGCTCCTTTGTTTTACCTGAACCTTTTTCACCACAAAAAACACAAATCATTTTAAATCAACCCCTTACTCTAATATTTAGGTGCTGTTTTATATATTATATAATATTCAGAATATTTTTGCAATATTAATTGTTAATATTATTTTTTATATTTTTAATTCCAGGATATACAATTTTAAAAGTATTTCCAGCTGGTGAATTGATAAATAATACCTTGCCATACTTTTTAAATGCCCTCTTAATCTTAGTAAAACCAGTGCCTCCATGATTAAATCTTTTCTTTTGATCAATAGTTATTAATTTTTCATATATCCACATATTCCTTTTAACATAATTAGGTGATTGAATACTTTTTCCTCTAATTAAAACTCCCGGACTACATAAAACCACACTATTATAATTGATTATAATTTCTATCTCCCTAGAAAAAATAGTATAATCCCTATAGAGCACAGCATTTTTAACTCCCTCTAAAAGAGCATAAGTAGGATAACTTTGTGGCAAAATATCATAGAGTTTTTCTTCTACTTCGTCAAGCATTTCTAAAAGTTCACCTTTTACTATAAAGACCTCCCCAACAGCCTTATTTATTCTATTTACTATTCTTATAACATTTTGAGGAAGAAAAATATTGTTTATTTTCGAAAATACTAAAAGCCCCCCTAAAGTAACACAATATTCATTGGTATCTCTGTCTCTATTTATAATAGAAGTACTTTCCATTAATGCATATTTATTTTCATCATTTAACTCTATACCTGTATACTTAAAATACTTATTAATAAGTTCCATGTCTAAAACTTCCGGACTACTTTTAATTATAGAACAAAGTTCACTATTTAAATTCATATTATTTTCAAAGGAAGAGACTAACTCATCTTTTCTCATAATGTCTGTAGTGGAACCTCTTCTTATATAAAAAGCTCCATTATCTCTAACCTGATATGGTTTTTGTTCACCATAATATATTGCTATTATAGCTAAATTTTTGCCATTATACTTCATTTTCTCTACAGATATTGGTATAGGCGGATCACATCTAGAACTTACCACCTGCTGTATTTGTTCCTCCACCACATCTTCAGAATTTATCCCTATTATATTTTTAGTCTTATCCTCTACTCCAATTACAATATACCCTCTTCCCCCTTGAGAATTGGCAATAGCACATACATCTTTAACCAGTTCCTTTTTACCTGTATCAGTGTTTATATCTAAGCTTTGTTTAAAATCTAGTTTAGGTCCCTCTTGTCTTTTTAACAGATTTTCCAGCTTCCTTTTATCCAAAATTATCACTCCAAAACATTCTTGTAATACTATTTTATTATTCCTATTTTATAATATTTCATTATATAATATTTTATCAGAATTTTTATTAAACTTACAACACAAGAATATTGTGATGTAATACATTGAAAAAAATCTGATTTTAATTCCGTAATAAATGTGTAATTTTGGACTATTCACAATACGCCAAGGACTTCTAAATGTCCCACAGTTAAAGCCCCTAAAGCTTTCAAACTCACTCGTTCCTCGTTCAAACATGAAAGCTTCTTAACGGGTCTTTAATTGTGAGACATAAGAAGTTCTAAGGCTAGTTCAATAGTCCCAAATTCCACATTTATTACTACATTAAAATCAGATTTTTAGTTTAATATGTATGTGGTTTAAGAGGAGAAGCCTACTAAAGAAGTATGATTTTCCTCCGCTTCGCTATGGAAAATTTTTAATTTATAAAAAAAAGTATTCATGATATTTTTTTAAGCGTAGCTGTTCGTTTAATCCCCAGTCACCAAATAGTTTAATAGTAATTCTTTATTTTTAAGTAGTAAATACTAGGTATTATATGGTAAATTTTAGAAATGAAAAAACACTCATATTATTTTTTTAGGCGAAGCCTTTCGTTTAATCCTAAGTTCCCGGTTATTAATAATATCTTGACTAATTGGAAGATATAATTAGTTACTTTCATTAGAAACTAATAAATAACCAATTATTAAAATATTCAATAAAATTCAATATTTTTTGCCATAAGGCATTAACTTGTATAAATCTTAGCTTTTGTATTTACACTGGCTGCCGTTAATAAAAGATTTTTAAAGCCCTAAAAGAAAAACTATAACTATTCCATTTAATGAAATAGTTATAGCTTTTTTTTTGCTATCTCATTTATTTAATTAAAGATTTTCCGTAACATAGTGGAGGAAAATCATCCTTCAGTAGGCTATCTCCCCCATAAGTAATGTACGTATGAACCGAAAAATCTGTCTTTAAGGTAACAATAAATATAGTTTTTTAGACTATTGAGCTAGCCTTAGAAATTCTTTGTTTTCAAATTTCAATACCCGTTAAGAAGCTTTCATGTTTGAGCGCCGTTAGAAGCGAGTTTGAAAGCTTTAGGGTATTGAAATTTGAAAACATTAGAATTTCTTGGCGTATTGCGAACAGTCTTAAAAAATATATTTATTGTGGACTTAAAGACAGATTTTTCTTATGACACTTGCTTCGCAATTTATGCTTACTATTCGCTCTTAGCTATGGCTGACAAAACTAACCCTTTGTTGTGCTCTAAGGCCCAGCTTATTCCCCAATCTGTTTGGAAAAGTAATAAATTTCTTCCTTTTAAATCTTCTACTACCTTTGTATCACTGGTTACACTTATACTGGACACTTCTCCAATCCACTTTTCAATCCATCTTATATTTCTAAATGGAAGTCTTTCTAGTTTAACATCTACATTGTATTCATTTTTTAGTCTATACTCTAAAACTTCAAACTGGAGAACTCCTACAACTCCTACTATAAGTTCTTCTGCACCTATATGTGGTTCCCTAAAGACCTGTATAGCTCCCTCTTGAGAAATTTGTGTTATTCCCTTTACAAACTGTTTTCTCTTCATAGTATCTACTGGTCTAACCCTAGCAAAATGTTCTGGTGCAAATACAGGTATTCCTTCAAATTTAAACTTTTTAGAAGCTTCACATAGAGTATCTCCTATTCTAAATATACCTGGATCAAATACTCCTATTATATCTCCTGCATATGCCTCTTCCACAATTTCTCTCTCTTGAGCCAAAAACTGCTGTGGTTGTGATAATTTAATTTTATTTTTTCCCTGTACGTGATAAACCTCCATGCCTTTTTCAAATTTTCCTGAACATATTCTCATAAATGCAATTCTATCCCTGTGAGCTTTATTCATATTAGCTTGTATTTTAAATACAAAAGCTGAGAATTCTTTATCAAATGCATCTATTTCACCCACATCTGACATTCTTGAAAGTGGTGGTGTAGTTATATTTAGGAAGTCCTCTAAAAAAGTCTGTACTCCAAAATTTGTAATAGCACTTCCGAAAAATACTGGAGTAAGAGAACCTTTTTTTACTTTCTCCATATCAAAATCTTCTCCGGCCATATCTAAAAGCTCTATATCTTCCATTAACTTATTATATAAATCCTCTCCTATAAATTCCTTTGTAGCCTCATCCTCTAAGTACATTTCACTTATCTCTGCTTTACTTTGACCGTGGTTTCCACCTTTAAATACCTTTATTACTCTTTTTTCTCTGTCATAT
The sequence above is drawn from the Haloimpatiens massiliensis genome and encodes:
- the tyrS gene encoding tyrosine--tRNA ligase; the encoded protein is MSNVYDILSERGYIKQTTHDEIKDILGKEKITFYIGFDPTADSLHVGHFIALMFMAHMQRAGHRPIALVGGGTAMIGDPSGRTDMRQMMTKEIIDHNVSCIKEQMKRFIDFTDDKAILVNNAEWLLNLNYIDFIRDIGSCFSVNKMLTAECFKQRLEKGLSFLEFNYMLMQGYDFLELNKKYNCTMELGGDDQWSNMLAGIDLVRRKESKQVYAMTCALLTNSEGNKMGKTAKGALWLDPKKTSPYDFYQYWRNVNDADVEKCLALLTFVPMEEVRRLGALKDAQINEAKKVLAYEVTKLVHGEDEAKKAQEAAEALFGAGNKMDNVPTVEVERDKIGSSLLEVIVEGGIVPSKSEGRRLIQQGGLTINEEKITDVNRKLEENFFEDGSALVKRGKKKFYKLQLK
- a CDS encoding helix-turn-helix domain-containing protein; this translates as MDKRKLENLLKRQEGPKLDFKQSLDINTDTGKKELVKDVCAIANSQGGRGYIVIGVEDKTKNIIGINSEDVVEEQIQQVVSSRCDPPIPISVEKMKYNGKNLAIIAIYYGEQKPYQVRDNGAFYIRRGSTTDIMRKDELVSSFENNMNLNSELCSIIKSSPEVLDMELINKYFKYTGIELNDENKYALMESTSIINRDRDTNEYCVTLGGLLVFSKINNIFLPQNVIRIVNRINKAVGEVFIVKGELLEMLDEVEEKLYDILPQSYPTYALLEGVKNAVLYRDYTIFSREIEIIINYNSVVLCSPGVLIRGKSIQSPNYVKRNMWIYEKLITIDQKKRFNHGGTGFTKIKRAFKKYGKVLFINSPAGNTFKIVYPGIKNIKNNINN
- a CDS encoding peptide chain release factor 3, translating into MPDLRKEIERRRTFAIISHPDAGKTTLTEKLLLYGGAIRMAGSVKARKTSKHAVSDWMEIEKQRGISVTSSVMQFNYEGNCINILDTPGHQDFSEDTYRTLMAADNAVMVLDGAKGVEAQTRKLFHVCSIREIPIFTFVNKMDRETKDPFELMDELENELGIKSYPMNWPIGCGLNFKGIYDREKRVIKVFKGGNHGQSKAEISEMYLEDEATKEFIGEDLYNKLMEDIELLDMAGEDFDMEKVKKGSLTPVFFGSAITNFGVQTFLEDFLNITTPPLSRMSDVGEIDAFDKEFSAFVFKIQANMNKAHRDRIAFMRICSGKFEKGMEVYHVQGKNKIKLSQPQQFLAQEREIVEEAYAGDIIGVFDPGIFRIGDTLCEASKKFKFEGIPVFAPEHFARVRPVDTMKRKQFVKGITQISQEGAIQVFREPHIGAEELIVGVVGVLQFEVLEYRLKNEYNVDVKLERLPFRNIRWIEKWIGEVSSISVTSDTKVVEDLKGRNLLLFQTDWGISWALEHNKGLVLSAIAKSE